Within the Tessaracoccus flavescens genome, the region ACCGGCGTCAACGTCGTCACGGAAAGGGAGCCGTTCACGCTCCGCGCCGCCGCCCTCCGGGAAGAGGTGCCCGAGGCGATCGCCCTGCTCGCGGGGCGGCTGGGCAGCGACCCCTGGACGGGAGCGCGATGAGCAGCGTCGAGAAGATCCGGGCGGCCACCCTCGCCAGTCTCGCGAGGCGCTGGGTGACGGGCGAGGTCGGCTTCGGGCCGTCGACCACCCGGTTCGTCAACGACACGGCTCGGCACCGCGTGGCCCTTGTCACCCATTTCGGTTCGGACCGGCTCCCCGCCACCCCGAGTCGCTCGGTCGTCGGCCACGACCTGGACCACTCAGGCGTTCTGCTCCCCGAGGCGCTCCGCTGGCTGTGGCGACCCGACCCGACGCCGGCCACCGACGACCGGGAGACCACGCTGGTGCGCCCGCTCGTCGTCACCTGAGCCCGCACCTGCCACGCCCACCCCTCCCGCCGGCGCCCGCCGTCCGCTAGGCTGACGCACGTCGACTCGGGAGAACCGGCCTCGCGCCGGTGCCGAAGGAGCAACCGCCCCGGAAACTCTCAGGCCCCAGGACCGCGCCGACGCTGGAACTCTGGAAAGAGGCCGCTGGCCCGCCGAAGGATACGAAGATCTCAGGCAACCGCGACAGAGGGGGCTTAGGGTGGAAACGCCCGACAGCGCCGTGCGCGGCAGAAGGGGTCCATCGATGGCGATCACCGCACTTCATCCACTGCACCGGGAACTCGGTGCCCGGCTCGTCGACTTCGCAGGCTGGGAGTTGCCCGTCCAGTTCGCGGGCATCATCGCCGAGCACCAGCACACCCGCAGCCACGCGTCACTGTTCGACGTGTCCCACATGGGGCAGGTGCTCGTAACCCCCCTGTCTGGTGATCTCGCCGACGCGGCGGCCGCGCTCGAGAGCCTGATCCCGGCAAGCGCCGCGGGGCTGGCCGAGGGCAGGCAGCGCTACGGCCTGATCACGACCGACGACGGTGGCGTGGTCGACGACCTGATGTTCGCCAACCGCGGCGACCACTTCCTGCTCGTGCTCAACGCGGCCCGCACGTCGGTCGACCTGGAGCGGCTGCGCGCCCTCGACGGCATCACGGTCGAGCACCTCACCGACCGGTCGCTGCTCGCGCTGCAGGGGCCGAGCGCCTCCGAGGCGCTGGCCACTCTCATCCCTGAGGTCGCCGACCTCACGTTCATGGACTCCGTGGCCCTGACCTGGGACGGCACTAAGGTGTGGGTCTCACGCTCCGGCTACACCGGCGAGGACGGTTTCGAGATCTCGGTGCCCAACGAGCGGGCGGTCGAGTTCGCCCGCGCCCTGCTCGCCCTCGACGCCGTCGCTCCGGCCGGTCTGGGCGCGCGCGACTCGCTGCGGCTCGAGGCGGGCATGCCGCTGTACGGGCACGAGCTGAGCGAACAGATCTCGCCGGTGGAGGCCGGGCTCGGCTGGGCGATCCCCAAGGTGCGTCGACCAGGCGGCTCACGCGCCGGAGGCTATCCGGGTTCGGCCACGATCGAGGACCAGCTCACCGACGGCCCCGCACGCGAACGTATCGGCCTGCGAATCGACGGGCGGGCCCCTGTCCGCGAGGGCGCCGCCGTCTTCGCCGACGAGGACGCCTCCGAGCCAATCGGCAGCGTCACCTCCGGCGGCTTCGCCGCCACGCTCGGTGGGCCGGTCGCCATGGCACTCGTCGAGACCGGCTCGGCCGGAGAACGCGTCTACGCCGAGGTCCGCGGCAGGCGGGTCGCCGCCACCGTCACCCCCATGCCCTTCGTCCCGCACAACTACCACCGATAGGAACCGACATGCTGAAGTTCACCACCGAGCACGAGTGGCTCGACCCCTCCGGCGATGACGTCGCCGTCGGCATCACCGACCACGCTGCGAGCGAACTCGGAGACATCGTGTTCGTCGAACTGCCCGAGGTCGGTGCCTCGGTGAGCAAGGGTGACGAGGTCGTCGCCATCGACTCCACGAAGGCCGCGAGCGGCATCACCACCCCCATCGACGGCGTGATCACCGCAGTCAACGAGGAGCTGGCCGACACCCCCGAGTCGGTCAACGCCGACGCGATGGGCACGTGGTTCTTCCGGATCGACCCCACCGATCCCGCCCAGCTCGACGAGCTCATGGACGAGGCCGCCTACCGCGCCATGATCGGCTGACCCTGTGCCGACGTGGGAGAAGGTCGCCTACGACCCTGACGATTTCGCCAACCGACGCCACATCGGCCCCAGCCCTTCCGAGATGGAGAAGATGCTGGGCGCGCTGGGCGTCAACACCCTCGACCAGCTGATCGACCAGGCCGTGCCGGGAAGCCTTCGCCAGGGCGAGGACCTCGGCTGGGAGCCGATGACCGAGGGCGC harbors:
- the gcvT gene encoding glycine cleavage system aminomethyltransferase GcvT gives rise to the protein MAITALHPLHRELGARLVDFAGWELPVQFAGIIAEHQHTRSHASLFDVSHMGQVLVTPLSGDLADAAAALESLIPASAAGLAEGRQRYGLITTDDGGVVDDLMFANRGDHFLLVLNAARTSVDLERLRALDGITVEHLTDRSLLALQGPSASEALATLIPEVADLTFMDSVALTWDGTKVWVSRSGYTGEDGFEISVPNERAVEFARALLALDAVAPAGLGARDSLRLEAGMPLYGHELSEQISPVEAGLGWAIPKVRRPGGSRAGGYPGSATIEDQLTDGPARERIGLRIDGRAPVREGAAVFADEDASEPIGSVTSGGFAATLGGPVAMALVETGSAGERVYAEVRGRRVAATVTPMPFVPHNYHR
- the gcvH gene encoding glycine cleavage system protein GcvH, with product MLKFTTEHEWLDPSGDDVAVGITDHAASELGDIVFVELPEVGASVSKGDEVVAIDSTKAASGITTPIDGVITAVNEELADTPESVNADAMGTWFFRIDPTDPAQLDELMDEAAYRAMIG